A single Thiohalobacter thiocyanaticus DNA region contains:
- the hisI gene encoding phosphoribosyl-AMP cyclohydrolase, protein MTGENWLDEIKWTEDGLVPAIAQDADTGEVLMFAWMNRESLAMSAREGRAVYFSRSRGRLWPKGEESGHVQQIREIRVDCDKDVVLLKIEQVGGIACHTGRRSCFYFRLEDGDWQAVEAVLKDPGEIYRQP, encoded by the coding sequence ATGACAGGCGAAAACTGGCTCGACGAGATCAAGTGGACCGAGGACGGCCTGGTGCCGGCCATCGCCCAGGATGCCGATACGGGCGAGGTGTTGATGTTCGCCTGGATGAATCGGGAGTCGCTGGCCATGAGCGCCCGCGAGGGGCGTGCGGTATACTTCTCCCGCTCCCGCGGCCGACTCTGGCCCAAGGGCGAGGAGTCCGGTCATGTCCAGCAGATCCGCGAGATCCGGGTCGATTGCGACAAGGACGTGGTGCTGCTGAAAATCGAACAGGTGGGCGGCATCGCCTGCCATACCGGCAGACGCAGCTGCTTCTATTTCCGGCTCGAGGACGGCGACTGGCAGGCGGTCGAAGCGGTGCTCAAGGATCCGGGGGAAATATACCGCCAGCCTTGA
- a CDS encoding HDOD domain-containing protein, producing MQIEQLIRDNADLLSLPEVCLQIQLLADDPEAGREDFAHIIIQDPAFTAQLLKRVNSAAYGLPSRVDTVSRAVGLVGINELRKLALAMAAVEVFRGQPLQGYDMLTFWRHGVFVALVAQGLARQAGVLHAERLFIAGLLHDIGHLVMFTRMPHACVRLGPAVLAHAEDLCEQERALLGWDHAALGGALLRHWQLPEELCLAAACHHAPLGLEQGARETALVALANQVAHAVEQQPGPAAGAEHDPYTRFIEIEDAAPVLAALGHVPRELWRQAGVGPAAVPGCLQQAGGEFDALLELLYGF from the coding sequence ATGCAGATCGAACAGCTGATCCGGGACAACGCCGACCTGCTGTCGCTGCCCGAGGTCTGTCTGCAGATCCAGCTGCTGGCCGACGACCCCGAGGCCGGGAGGGAGGATTTCGCGCATATCATCATTCAGGATCCGGCTTTCACCGCGCAGCTGCTCAAGCGGGTCAACAGCGCTGCCTACGGCCTGCCTTCCCGGGTCGATACCGTCTCCCGTGCCGTCGGTCTGGTCGGCATCAATGAACTGCGCAAGCTGGCCCTGGCCATGGCGGCGGTAGAGGTGTTTCGCGGCCAGCCACTGCAGGGCTACGACATGCTTACCTTCTGGCGTCACGGCGTGTTCGTCGCGCTGGTGGCACAGGGGCTGGCCCGTCAGGCAGGTGTGCTGCATGCCGAGCGCTTGTTCATTGCCGGGCTGCTGCACGACATCGGGCACCTGGTGATGTTCACCCGGATGCCGCATGCGTGCGTCCGCCTGGGCCCGGCGGTGCTGGCGCACGCCGAGGATCTGTGCGAGCAGGAGCGTGCGCTGCTGGGCTGGGATCATGCCGCCCTCGGCGGCGCCCTGCTGCGGCACTGGCAGCTGCCAGAGGAATTGTGCCTGGCGGCCGCGTGTCACCATGCCCCGCTTGGACTGGAACAGGGTGCCCGCGAGACGGCGCTGGTGGCGCTGGCCAATCAGGTCGCCCACGCCGTCGAGCAGCAGCCGGGGCCAGCAGCAGGCGCCGAACACGATCCCTATACCCGTTTCATCGAGATCGAGGATGCGGCACCGGTGCTCGCCGCGCTGGGGCATGTCCCCAGGGAGCTCTGGCGGCAGGCCGGGGTCGGCCCGGCGGCGGTGCCCGGGTGTCTGCAGCAGGCCGGCGGCGAATTCGATGCCCTGCTGGAACTGTTGTACGGATTCTGA
- the tatC gene encoding twin-arginine translocase subunit TatC yields MSRPDRNDPDLEVEQPFMAHLIELRDRLMRMVVVVLALFLVMAPFADRIFAILADPLSRHLPEGTSMIAVEVIAPFLIPLKATLVLSIFLAMPYVLYQVWGFIAPGLYKHEKRLAVPLLASSTLLFYAGAAFAYFVILPILSIFLTGTAPEGVAVTPDIGKYLDFELMLFFAFGAAFEVPVATFLLVLMGITTPDALAKKRPYIIVGAFVIGMVLTPPDIISQTLLALPMWLLFEIGVLLSRSFERRRAEEAAAEEAGDDAYRPMTDEEMDAELDEIEKSEKSDRD; encoded by the coding sequence ATGAGCCGCCCCGATCGGAACGACCCCGACCTGGAGGTCGAACAGCCGTTCATGGCGCACCTCATCGAGCTGCGCGACCGCCTCATGCGCATGGTGGTGGTGGTGCTGGCGCTGTTCCTGGTGATGGCCCCCTTTGCGGACCGGATCTTCGCCATCCTCGCCGACCCGCTGTCCCGGCACCTGCCGGAAGGCACATCGATGATCGCAGTGGAGGTGATCGCGCCCTTCCTGATCCCGCTCAAGGCCACCCTGGTACTGTCCATCTTCCTGGCCATGCCCTACGTGCTGTACCAGGTGTGGGGCTTCATCGCACCGGGACTGTACAAGCACGAAAAACGCCTGGCGGTGCCGCTGCTGGCCTCCAGTACCCTGCTGTTCTATGCCGGCGCGGCGTTCGCCTATTTCGTGATCCTGCCCATCCTGTCCATCTTCCTCACCGGCACCGCACCCGAGGGCGTGGCGGTGACGCCGGACATCGGCAAGTACCTCGATTTCGAACTTATGCTGTTCTTCGCCTTCGGCGCCGCCTTCGAGGTGCCGGTGGCCACCTTCCTGCTGGTGCTGATGGGCATCACCACCCCGGATGCACTGGCAAAGAAACGGCCCTACATCATTGTCGGCGCCTTCGTCATCGGCATGGTGCTGACACCGCCGGACATCATCTCCCAGACCCTGCTGGCTTTGCCCATGTGGCTGCTGTTCGAGATCGGGGTGCTGCTGTCACGTTCCTTCGAACGCCGCCGCGCCGAGGAAGCGGCCGCGGAAGAAGCCGGGGACGACGCCTACCGGCCGATGACCGATGAGGAAATGGACGCCGAACTGGACGAGATCGAGAAGTCGGAGAAGTCCGATCGTGACTGA
- a CDS encoding phosphoribosyl-ATP diphosphatase — protein sequence MTDTLERLAGILEARKQADPDSSYVAGLYAKGLDTILKKVGEEATETVIAAKGGSSEQLVYETADLWFHTLVMLAHQGLGPEDVLSELERRFGLSGLDEKAARRQK from the coding sequence ATGACTGACACACTGGAGCGCCTGGCCGGGATACTGGAGGCGCGCAAGCAGGCCGATCCCGACAGTTCCTACGTGGCCGGGCTCTACGCCAAGGGGCTGGACACGATCCTGAAGAAGGTCGGCGAGGAAGCCACCGAGACCGTTATCGCGGCCAAGGGAGGCTCCAGTGAGCAGCTGGTTTATGAGACCGCGGATCTGTGGTTTCATACCCTGGTCATGCTCGCACACCAGGGCCTGGGGCCCGAGGATGTGCTGAGTGAACTCGAGCGGCGTTTCGGCCTGTCCGGTCTGGACGAGAAGGCCGCGCGCCGGCAAAAGTAA
- a CDS encoding pentapeptide repeat-containing protein, translated as MSDKPVITDDPLYQLLRHGKIEEFNTLKQGGEAVRLNGTDLRGLDLRGLDAGGIDFSNAYFRQADVRGIDFSASNLEGASIHAAKISGAYFPSELDPEEITLSLIHGTRMRYRR; from the coding sequence ATGAGCGATAAGCCCGTCATTACTGACGATCCGCTGTACCAGCTGCTGCGCCACGGCAAGATCGAGGAATTCAATACCCTGAAGCAGGGCGGCGAGGCTGTGCGCCTGAACGGTACCGATCTGCGCGGGCTGGACCTGCGCGGGCTGGATGCCGGCGGCATCGATTTCAGTAATGCCTATTTCCGACAGGCGGACGTGCGCGGCATCGATTTCTCGGCCTCCAATCTCGAAGGCGCGAGCATCCATGCCGCCAAGATCTCCGGTGCCTATTTTCCGTCCGAACTCGATCCCGAGGAGATCACCCTGTCGCTGATCCACGGTACCCGGATGCGGTATCGGCGTTGA
- a CDS encoding Sec-independent protein translocase subunit TatA, whose protein sequence is MGISVWQLLIILAIVLVLFGAKRLRNLGGDLGTAVKGFKNAVKEGDEEVNKEQLEDQAGEDRTIEGESTREKDKV, encoded by the coding sequence ATGGGAATCAGCGTCTGGCAACTGTTAATCATCCTGGCGATCGTGCTGGTGCTGTTCGGCGCCAAGCGCCTGCGCAACCTGGGCGGGGATCTGGGCACGGCCGTGAAGGGCTTCAAGAACGCGGTCAAGGAAGGTGACGAGGAGGTCAACAAGGAACAGCTCGAGGATCAGGCCGGGGAGGACCGCACCATCGAGGGCGAATCCACTCGCGAGAAGGACAAGGTCTGA
- the tatB gene encoding Sec-independent protein translocase protein TatB, producing the protein MFDIGFWELGLLMIIALLVIGPERLPKVARTVGLLLGKARGVVRTVKADVQRELAAEELKQTLAKQADSNPLHEIIEETGSVARDAKSSIDEATSSLRDIGAQDEDRPAPPSPPSGSASRPRSDSES; encoded by the coding sequence ATGTTTGATATCGGCTTCTGGGAACTGGGTCTGCTGATGATCATCGCCCTGCTGGTCATCGGCCCCGAACGCCTGCCCAAGGTGGCGCGCACGGTCGGCCTGCTGCTGGGCAAGGCACGCGGCGTCGTGCGCACGGTCAAGGCCGATGTGCAGCGCGAGCTTGCGGCCGAGGAACTCAAGCAGACCCTGGCCAAGCAGGCCGACAGCAACCCCCTGCACGAGATCATAGAAGAGACCGGTTCCGTAGCCCGCGACGCCAAGTCCAGCATCGACGAGGCCACCTCATCACTGCGTGACATCGGTGCGCAGGACGAAGATCGCCCTGCCCCGCCCAGCCCGCCATCCGGGTCCGCATCCAGGCCCAGGTCTGACAGCGAATCATGA